In one window of Brassica rapa cultivar Chiifu-401-42 chromosome A07, CAAS_Brap_v3.01, whole genome shotgun sequence DNA:
- the LOC103830766 gene encoding anaphase-promoting complex subunit 13, translating to MAEVSLGMLIDIVDEEWMRDTLPDDDLPLPPVLAVRTDDTEETNQETQQVDGEAWHDLALDTQ from the exons ATGGCAGAAGTGAGTCTTGGTATGCTTATAGACATTGTGGACGAGGAGTGGATGAGGGACACTCTCCCTGATGATG ATCTCCCATTGCCTCCAGTGCTTGCTGTTAGGACTGATGATACCGAAGAAACCA ATCAGGAAACTCAGCAAGTAGATGGAGAAGCTTGGCATGATCTTGCACTGGATACCCAGTAA
- the LOC108869118 gene encoding CLAVATA3/ESR (CLE)-related protein 1-like, with protein MANLKFLLCLFLICVTLSLSSASRPMQQRFANAEGKKGGRMMREAEKVLKANMEKLMERGFSESKRLSPGGPDPRHH; from the coding sequence ATGGCTAACTTAAAATTTTTGCTGTGTTTGTTCCTGATCTGTGTTACGTTGTCGCTGTCATCAGCATCTCGGCCAATGCAGCAGCGGTTTGCAAACGCAGAGGGAAAGAAAGGAGGGCGTATGATGAGAGAAGCTGAAAAAGTGTTGAAAGCTAATATGGAGAAGCTAATGGAGAGGGGCTTTAGCGAGTCCAAGAGACTTAGTCCTGGAGGTCCTGATCCTCGTCATCACTAA
- the LOC103830767 gene encoding D-inositol 3-phosphate glycosyltransferase yields MAFKNHSSRTVYTSSSLPFRFTTTIILLLIFCTSYYIFSQLDHSPLTSSTENPPFAGDLRDLTSPWNKLSFGPISEKLKLAVFCKSWPVGSIPGGMERHAYTLYTSLASRGHEVHVFTVSSDRSNRYENQEEYYNKGDLHIYFAPNENGALNISHAFEIFHRINGVDHPFDYVHTESVALPHWRVKMVPKGDVAVTWHGIWYEIMHSKLFEELYYSNEHPISDLDHTMPRLVDEIRFFPAYKQHICISNSAREVLVNIYQLPKRNVHVIVNGVDQTKFVYSPEAGARFRAKHGVPEGNGTVIVMGVSGRLVRDKGHPLLYEAFALIAKTHPQVYLLVAGSGPWGKRYAELGEHVRVLGSLEPEELSGFYNALDVFVNPTLRPQGLDLTIIEAMQCGKPVVAPNYPSIVGTVVVDERFGYTFSPNVRSLVETLDSVVSDGSRVLEMKGKACKDYAISMFTATQMASAYERFFMCMTNERFCRYPLPIDS; encoded by the coding sequence ATGGCTTTCAAGAATCATTCTTCAAGAACAGTTTATACATCTTCTTCACTTCCTTTCAGATTCACAACAACCATTATATTACTACTCATCTTCTGTACTTCTTACTACATCTTCTCACAGTTAGATCACTCTCCGTTGACTTCTTCGACGGAAAATCCTCCCTTCGCTGGAGATCTTCGAGACCTAACATCCCCTTGGAACAAACTCTCTTTCGGACCAATCTCCGAGAAGCTAAAACTCGCTGTCTTCTGCAAATCATGGCCCGTTGGTTCGATCCCTGGAGGCATGGAGCGTCACGCATACACTCTCTACACTTCTCTTGCCTCAAGAGGCCACGAGGTTCACGTCTTCACGGTTTCTTCCGACAGAAGTAACCGTTATGAAAACCAAGAAGAGTATTACAACAAAGGAGATCTACACATCTACTTTGCCCCAAACGAAAACGGTGCACTTAACATCTCTCATGCCTTCGAGATCTTCCACAGAATCAACGGTGTAGATCATCCTTTCGACTATGTTCACACGGAGAGCGTTGCTCTTCCTCATTGGCGAGTCAAGATGGTGCCTAAAGGTGACGTGGCTGTGACATGGCATGGCATTTGGTACGAGATTATGCATTCTAAGCTTTTTGAAGAGCTTTATTACTCGAATGAGCATCCTATCTCCGATCTTGATCACACAATGCCTAGACTCGTCGATGAAATCAGATTCTTCCCGGCTTATAAACAGCACATTTGCATAAGCAACAGCGCGCGTGAGGTTCTTGTTAACATCTACCAGCTTCCTAAGAGAAACGTTCATGTGATAGTCAACGGCGTTGACCAGACTAAGTTCGTGTACTCCCCTGAAGCTGGAGCTAGGTTTAGGGCGAAACACGGTGTTCCGGAAGGTAATGGGACAGTTATTGTGATGGGTGTGTCTGGACGTTTGGTGAGAGACAAAGGACATCCACTTCTGTACGAAGCGTTTGCTTTGATCGCTAAAACGCACCCTCAAGTGTACCTCCTTGTGGCTGGATCTGGTCCTTGGGGGAAAAGATACGCGGAGCTTGGTGAACACGTTAGGGTTCTGGGGTCTTTAGAGCCTGAAGAGCTCTCTGGTTTCTACAACGCTTTGGATGTGTTTGTGAATCCAACGTTGAGACCTCAAGGGCTCGACTTGACGATCATTGAGGCAATGCAGTGTGGGAAACCTGTTGTGGCGCCGAACTACCCGAGCATTGTTGGGACGGTGGTTGTGGACGAGCGTTTTGGGTATACGTTTTCTCCAAACGTGAGGTCTCTTGTTGAGACGTTGGACTCTGTTGTAAGTGATGGGTCTAGGGTTTTGGAGATGAAGGGGAAAGCTTGTAAGGATTATGCTATTTCAATGTTTACAGCTACTCAGATGGCTTCAGCTTATGAGAGATTCTTTATGTGTATGACTAATGAGAGGTTTTGTAGGTACCCTCTTCCTATAGacagttga